The following are from one region of the Hyla sarda isolate aHylSar1 chromosome 6, aHylSar1.hap1, whole genome shotgun sequence genome:
- the LOC130275534 gene encoding DNA-directed RNA polymerase II subunit RPB1-like has product MSPCHPCTLLYDPLSPMYTPLHPFVTHVHSSTPLCHPCTLLYTPLSPMYTPLHPSVTHLHFSKLLRHPCTLLYTLLSPMYTPTPFCYPCILLCAPLSPSYTPLHPQHLSVTNIHHSVTPYAPFTHLHPSITHIHLFKPLCHPCTHLYTPNTPLSPMYTLLSPRTILFHPLRPPVTHVHYSTILCHPCTLLYTPLTPMYTSLLPCTLIYAPLSPMYTSLDTQHLSVTHVHPYVTPYPPLSPMYTHLSPMYTPLNPSATHVHSSTLLLPMFTFLLPFYSSTLVWVPCENRFFQGVSRGEKGWETLV; this is encoded by the coding sequence atgtccccctgtcacccatgtacactactctatgatcctctgtcacccatgtacactcctctacacccctttgtcacccatgtacactcctctacacccctctgtcacccatgtacactcctctacacccctctgtcacccatgtacacccctctacacccatctgttacccatttacacttctctaagcttctccgtcacccatgtacactcctctacacccttctatcacctatgtacacacctacacccttctgttatccatgtatactactctgcgctcctctgtcaccctcgtacactcctctacacccccaacacctctctgtcaccaatatacaccactctgtcaccccctatgcccctttcacccatttacacccatctatcactcatatacacctgtttaaaccactctgccacccatgtacacatctctacacccccaacacacctctgtcacctatgtacacccttctatcgcCCCGTACAATCCTCTTTCACcctctacgtccccctgtcacccatgtacactactctacgatcctctgtcacccatgtacactcctctacacccctctgacacccatgtacacttctctgttaccatgtacactcatctacgctcctctatcacccatgtacacttctctagacacccaacacctctctgtcacccatgtacacccctatgtcactccctacccccccctatcacccatgtacacccatctatcacccatgtacactcctctaaacccctctgccactcatgtacactcctcgacactcctgttacccatgttcacctttctgctacctttttactcgtcaactttggtatGGGTTCCCTGCGAAAATCGTTTTTTCCAAGGGGTGTCCCGAGGCGAAAAagggtgggaaacactggtctaa